The proteins below are encoded in one region of Rhododendron vialii isolate Sample 1 chromosome 7a, ASM3025357v1:
- the LOC131333035 gene encoding deoxyuridine 5'-triphosphate nucleotidohydrolase-like, with protein sequence MLRGRIFWGQTHSLSILRSYSLSISPPLFAIPNSSTTLSSLSSPPMADQNPQINGSETNEPSPKIQKLEQNGVRGTPNSVTNPFLRVKKLSEKAVLPSRASPLSAGYDLSSATEIKVPARGKALVPTDLSIAIPEGTYARIAPRSGLAWKHCIDVGAGVIDADYRGPVGVILFNHSDVDFEVKVGDRIAQLIIQVIMMPDVVEVEDLDSTARGAGGFGSTGI encoded by the exons ATGTTGCGCGGGAGAATTTTTTGGGGGCagacacactctctctctatattgcgtagttactctctctctatcaGTCCACCTCTTTTTGCAATACCCAACTCATCAACTACCCTCTCATCTCTCTCGAGTCCTCCAATGGCCGAccaaaacccacaaatcaaCGGTTCCGAAACCAACGAGCCCTCCCCCAAGATTCAGAAACTTGAGCAGAACGGCGTCCGTGGGACCCCCAATTCGGTCACGAACCCGTTCTTGAGAGTGAAGAAGCTTTCCGAGAAAGCTGTCTTGCCGTCGAGAGCATCCCCTCTCTCCGCTGGTTATGATCTTTCTAG CGCCACAGAGATCAAAGTACCAGCTAGAGGAAAAGCCCTGGTTCCAACAGATTTGAGTATTGCAATTCCAGAAGGAACATATGCCCGTATag CACCACGATCTGGGTTGGCATGGAAGCATTGCATTGATGTTGGAGCGGGGGTGATCGATGCTGACTACAGGGGTCCAGTTGGGGTCATCCTCTTCAACCATTCTGATGTCGATTTTGAAGTGAAGGTCGGCGATCGGATTGCGCAGCTGATAATTCAGGTAATCATGATGCCTGATGTGGTGGAGGTCGAGGATTTGGATTCCACTGCTAGGGGCGCTGGTGGGTTTGGGTCTACTGGAATTTAG
- the LOC131333380 gene encoding putative RING-H2 finger protein ATL61, with protein sequence MYIVGLVILYSTLSYLLFDKISRDDHMHPDQDDHTTSLSTFIEELPVISFPDRELAEPSTCVICLEIFQHEERCRVFPVCKHLFHAHCIDLWLAKRFTCPICRAPCKIQVNSRVSVAEEMEGEWLHRTRSFW encoded by the exons ATGTATATCGTTGGTCTTGTGATCCTATATTCCACACTCTCTTATCTACTCTTCGATAAGATAAGTAGAGATGATCATATGCATCCCGACCAAGATGATCATACTACTTCTTTGTCTACATTCATCGAAGAGTTGCCAGTGATCTCTTTTCCAGACCGCGAGTTAGCCGAGCCCTCCACCTGTGTCATTtgcttggaaatttttcaacACGAGGAGCGTTGCCGGGTGTTTCCGGTTTGCAAGCATTTGTTTCATGCCCACTGCATTGATCTTTGGTTGGCGAAACGATTCACTTGCCCAATTTGTCGCGCCCCGTGCAAAATTCAA GTGAATTCAAGAGTATCTGTAGCGGAAGAAATGGAGGGAGAGTGGCTGCATCGTACTCGGAGTTTTTGGTAG